In the genome of Desulfovibrio desulfuricans, one region contains:
- a CDS encoding tRNA-specific 2-thiouridylase, which produces MNTYTPSSTTVAVAVSGGVDSLCAMVMLRKAGFNVMALHGLFLPDGANDAPAGLAEACAELDVPLHVVDLRAEFEREVLTPFAAAYAQGRTPNPCAYCNRAIKFGVLLDAALALGAAKLATGHYARLVPGPDAPPSASSDAGDANYPPLLAAAADAAKDQSYFLSLVPRQRLARAIFPLYGQTKEQTRAIVAAAGLIVPLPSESQDICFAPPVAQPGMSAAEAYRPFLERHWQAAGTKAPGPGPVLLRDAQGNQREIARHKGLWRYTEGQRKGLGIAHTEPLFVLAKDSAANTLVVGARALLGIRTCLTGAANIALPQQLWPAKLLVRLRHRQRPCPACVQVEGDRLRIVLDEPQFPTAPGQVAAVYDADGHVLAAGVVEEMA; this is translated from the coding sequence ATGAACACGTACACTCCCTCTTCAACCACTGTAGCCGTGGCCGTGAGCGGCGGCGTGGACAGCCTTTGCGCCATGGTCATGCTGCGCAAGGCAGGCTTTAACGTTATGGCCCTGCACGGTCTTTTTTTGCCCGACGGAGCCAATGACGCTCCTGCGGGCCTGGCCGAGGCCTGCGCCGAGCTGGATGTACCCCTGCACGTGGTCGATCTGCGCGCCGAGTTTGAGCGCGAGGTACTCACGCCCTTTGCCGCCGCCTATGCCCAGGGCCGCACGCCCAATCCCTGCGCCTACTGCAACCGGGCCATCAAGTTTGGCGTTCTGCTTGATGCGGCTCTTGCCCTGGGTGCGGCCAAGCTGGCTACCGGGCATTACGCCCGCCTTGTTCCCGGCCCGGATGCGCCCCCGAGCGCTTCCTCAGACGCTGGCGACGCCAACTACCCGCCCCTGCTTGCAGCGGCGGCAGACGCGGCCAAGGATCAGAGCTATTTTCTCAGTCTTGTACCGCGTCAGCGGCTTGCCCGGGCCATTTTTCCGCTTTACGGACAAACCAAGGAGCAGACCCGCGCCATTGTGGCCGCCGCAGGGCTGATTGTGCCCCTGCCGTCGGAGAGTCAGGACATCTGCTTTGCCCCGCCCGTAGCCCAGCCGGGGATGTCCGCCGCCGAAGCGTACAGGCCTTTTCTTGAACGGCACTGGCAGGCGGCGGGCACGAAAGCGCCGGGGCCGGGGCCGGTGCTGCTGCGCGACGCTCAGGGCAACCAGCGCGAAATCGCCCGGCACAAGGGGCTGTGGCGTTACACAGAGGGGCAGCGCAAGGGTCTTGGCATTGCCCACACGGAGCCGCTTTTTGTGCTTGCCAAGGACAGCGCAGCCAATACTCTTGTGGTGGGGGCCCGCGCCTTGCTCGGCATACGCACCTGCCTTACCGGAGCGGCCAACATCGCCCTGCCCCAGCAGCTATGGCCTGCGAAGCTGCTTGTGCGCCTGCGTCACAGGCAGCGCCCCTGCCCTGCCTGTGTGCAGGTTGAAGGCGACCGCCTGCGCATAGTGCTGGATGAACCGCAGTTTCCCACGGCTCCCGGTCAGGTGGCAGCGGTGTATGATGCGGATGGACATGTGCTGGCTGCTGGCGTGGTGGAAGAGATGGCCTAA
- a CDS encoding amino acid ABC transporter ATP-binding protein has product MTENSSAPIIAINHVWKYFGSLPALQDVCLEIAPGERVVIIGPSGSGKSTLLRSINRLEQIDQGSIIVQGQDIQSDENNINEMRQNLGMVFQQFNLFPHKSVLDNLTLAPRHLRKLSREEADSRALTLLKKVGISDKANMYPAMLSGGQQQRVAIARALAMQPSIMLFDEPTSALDPEMVGEVLDVMVKLAEEGMTMVCVTHEMGFARTVADRLIFMDQGQIVEMGKPETLFTAPRHPRLRQFLNQIL; this is encoded by the coding sequence ATGACGGAAAATAGCTCCGCTCCCATTATCGCCATCAATCACGTCTGGAAGTACTTTGGTTCGCTGCCTGCCCTGCAGGATGTGTGTCTGGAGATTGCGCCCGGCGAACGCGTGGTCATCATCGGCCCCTCCGGGTCCGGCAAGTCCACGCTGCTGCGCTCCATCAACAGGCTGGAGCAGATAGACCAGGGCAGCATCATAGTTCAGGGTCAGGACATCCAGAGCGACGAGAACAACATCAACGAGATGCGTCAGAACCTGGGCATGGTTTTTCAGCAGTTCAACCTGTTTCCGCACAAGTCGGTGCTGGACAACCTTACCCTCGCCCCGCGCCACCTGCGCAAGCTCTCGCGTGAAGAGGCCGACTCCCGCGCTCTGACGCTGCTGAAAAAAGTGGGCATCAGCGACAAGGCCAACATGTACCCGGCCATGCTTTCGGGCGGGCAGCAACAGCGCGTGGCCATTGCCCGCGCCCTGGCCATGCAGCCTTCAATCATGCTGTTTGACGAGCCCACCTCGGCTCTCGACCCCGAAATGGTCGGCGAAGTGCTGGACGTTATGGTAAAGCTGGCCGAAGAAGGCATGACCATGGTCTGCGTTACCCACGAAATGGGCTTCGCGCGCACGGTGGCCGACCGCCTCATCTTTATGGACCAGGGCCAGATAGTGGAGATGGGCAAGCCCGAAACCCTCTTTACCGCTCCCCGGCATCCCCGCCTGCGCCAGTTCCTGAACCAGATTCTGTAA
- the gcvPB gene encoding aminomethyl-transferring glycine dehydrogenase subunit GcvPB, with translation MKTIFAKSVPGRTAYCLNSEAPKASAMLPAGLLRKSAPRLPECSELDVVRHFTQLSQLNYSVDANFYPLGSCTMKYNPKFMEYVASLPGFTRLHPMMAQLEGGADCAQGALQCLYEAENLLCELTGMKAFTFQPMAGANGEFTGVKLIAAYHAAKGRHRKKMLIPDAAHGTNPASAALAGFDAVNIESRDGMVDPEAIVAAIAEHGEDVAGLMMTCPNTLGLMEVHLPRIVAELRKVDALLYYDGANMNAIMGKMRMGDAGFDVVHLNVHKTLATPHGGGGPGAGPVGVTDRLLPFLPVPRVGKHPDGRFFLDYNLPQTIGHIGPFYGSFGVVIKALAYMLRLGGEGLARAAEYAVLNANYLKKKLENVLDIPFKDRFCAHEFVASAPQGLRALDIAKGLLQRGIHAPTIYFPLIVHECLMAEPTETESKQTLDEYIEALQEVILTGKADPQALQDMPTNLPVRRLDETAAARQMVLTEDMG, from the coding sequence GTGAAAACCATTTTCGCCAAATCCGTACCCGGGCGTACTGCGTACTGCCTGAACAGCGAGGCCCCCAAGGCTTCGGCCATGCTGCCCGCAGGGCTTCTGCGTAAAAGCGCCCCCCGTCTGCCCGAATGCTCCGAGCTTGACGTGGTGCGCCATTTTACCCAGCTCTCGCAACTCAATTACAGCGTGGACGCCAATTTTTATCCCCTTGGCTCCTGCACCATGAAGTACAACCCCAAGTTTATGGAATACGTGGCGTCGCTGCCGGGCTTTACCCGGCTGCATCCCATGATGGCCCAGCTTGAGGGCGGCGCCGATTGCGCGCAGGGCGCGTTGCAGTGCCTGTACGAAGCCGAAAACCTCCTCTGCGAACTCACCGGCATGAAGGCCTTTACCTTCCAGCCCATGGCCGGAGCCAACGGCGAATTCACCGGGGTCAAGCTCATTGCCGCCTACCATGCGGCCAAGGGCCGCCATCGCAAAAAGATGCTCATTCCCGACGCGGCCCACGGCACCAACCCCGCCTCAGCCGCTCTTGCCGGGTTTGATGCCGTCAACATCGAGTCGCGCGACGGCATGGTCGACCCCGAAGCCATAGTGGCCGCCATCGCCGAACACGGCGAAGACGTGGCGGGCCTCATGATGACCTGCCCCAACACCCTGGGCCTCATGGAAGTGCATCTGCCCCGCATCGTGGCCGAGCTGCGCAAGGTCGACGCCCTGCTGTACTACGACGGCGCCAACATGAACGCCATCATGGGCAAGATGCGCATGGGCGATGCGGGCTTTGACGTGGTGCACCTCAATGTGCACAAGACGCTGGCCACGCCTCACGGCGGCGGCGGCCCCGGCGCTGGCCCCGTGGGCGTTACCGACCGCCTGTTGCCCTTCCTGCCCGTTCCGCGCGTGGGCAAGCACCCCGACGGACGGTTTTTCCTCGACTACAATCTGCCGCAGACCATCGGGCACATCGGTCCCTTCTACGGCAGCTTTGGCGTGGTTATCAAAGCCCTGGCCTACATGCTGCGCCTCGGCGGCGAGGGGCTTGCCCGCGCCGCCGAATACGCCGTGCTCAACGCCAACTACCTCAAGAAAAAGCTTGAGAACGTGCTCGATATCCCCTTCAAGGACCGCTTCTGCGCGCACGAATTCGTGGCCTCCGCACCTCAGGGCCTGCGCGCCCTGGATATCGCCAAGGGCCTGCTGCAGCGCGGCATCCACGCGCCGACCATCTACTTTCCGCTCATCGTGCACGAGTGCCTTATGGCCGAACCCACCGAAACGGAAAGTAAGCAAACCCTGGACGAATATATTGAAGCCCTTCAGGAAGTTATCCTTACCGGCAAGGCCGACCCGCAGGCCCTGCAGGATATGCCCACCAATCTGCCGGTGCGCCGCCTGGATGAAACCGCTGCTGCGCGTCAGATGGTGCTGACCGAAGATATGGGGTAA